From Pandoraea norimbergensis, the proteins below share one genomic window:
- a CDS encoding glycosyltransferase family 25 protein: MNLLSNPGTKLPPVVVISLTDSLTRRVHITEQLKRAGVPFRFFNAERVSEYPDVYDAQTRLRTYGNHLTLGEIGCYDSHYRVWQELADSNNDIWCVLEDDVQLAPGFAARLSYTLDATTPWGIARLNEGGDAGRWPVGRLPDGAILHDHRKQPGGTQAYLIRRDAALTLLAYGKRMVHPVDDMLNRNWEHGIRMISTSPAVVSHCDEIVDTTITGRKKAQRSLPEKLRREFHMGRDSLSRHADVWRRRFLESRRWDERT, from the coding sequence ATGAATCTACTTTCAAACCCCGGGACAAAGCTCCCGCCAGTTGTTGTCATCTCGCTGACTGATAGTCTTACGCGTCGCGTCCACATCACCGAACAACTCAAACGAGCTGGCGTACCGTTCCGGTTCTTCAACGCGGAGCGCGTGAGCGAGTATCCGGATGTCTATGATGCGCAAACGCGTCTTCGCACCTATGGCAACCACCTGACGCTCGGTGAAATCGGCTGTTACGACAGTCACTATCGTGTCTGGCAGGAGCTCGCAGATTCGAATAACGACATCTGGTGTGTGCTTGAGGACGACGTTCAACTCGCTCCTGGCTTTGCCGCTCGCTTGAGTTACACACTCGATGCGACGACCCCTTGGGGGATTGCCCGTCTCAACGAAGGTGGTGATGCAGGCCGCTGGCCAGTGGGGCGGCTCCCCGACGGGGCAATCCTGCATGACCATCGCAAGCAGCCCGGTGGAACGCAGGCCTACCTGATTCGCAGGGACGCTGCCCTGACACTTCTTGCGTATGGCAAACGGATGGTGCACCCCGTTGACGACATGTTGAATCGGAACTGGGAACACGGCATCCGCATGATCTCGACGTCGCCCGCAGTCGTCTCGCATTGCGATGAGATTGTCGACACTACCATCACCGGGAGAAAGAAAGCGCAACGCTCACTTCCCGAGAAGCTGCGTCGCGAATTCCATATGGGCCGGGATAGTCTGAGCCGGCACGCGGATGTCTGGCGTAGACGCTTCCTGGAATCGCGTCGATGGGACGAGAGGACGTAG